From the Bacteroidota bacterium genome, one window contains:
- a CDS encoding PAAR domain-containing protein — translation MGMMAARVGDMHTCPMVNPGPVPHVGGPILPAGCPTVMIGKMPAARVGDMCVCVGPPDSIAVGSVTVMIGGMPAARMGDSTAHGGAIVVGCPTVMIG, via the coding sequence ATGGGAATGATGGCCGCAAGGGTTGGTGACATGCATACTTGTCCAATGGTAAATCCCGGGCCGGTACCTCATGTAGGAGGCCCCATTCTTCCTGCGGGATGCCCGACTGTGATGATTGGAAAGATGCCGGCTGCCCGTGTAGGGGATATGTGCGTCTGTGTAGGCCCTCCCGATTCGATTGCTGTAGGTTCTGTGACGGTGATGATTGGCGGGATGCCAGCCGCTCGTATGGGTGACAGCACTGCGCACGGTGGCGCAATTGTCGTCGGCTGCCCTACGGTCATGATTGGTTGA